From one Gracilibacillus salinarum genomic stretch:
- a CDS encoding putative bifunctional diguanylate cyclase/phosphodiesterase — protein sequence MTIDHYKQVDGEVWRHTLDHHANMVFVIDNDKNKPYCSFVAGRLSVELGLSQNDVNKEILSAFSAEIKNAMNGRELKFRYHFKQFCLCIYLSPVFHNQQVIKLVGTVMDITPYENAEKTIEYMATHDKLTKLPNRYKLFEDLSIDHQDKAKAVFRCDLDRLKNVNDTFGQEAGDEAICKLSERLRNLTPEYGSLYRLNGDEFVLIVERGKINVHRFAANILSEIQKPIIMKKQDFYMTCTIGVSYLDDSTASVEACIDRAGVAVHHGKVNGGNRVYEYTEQLSKQYNELLLMASDIRKAFQYNEFTLSYQPKVDVGTDAIVGVEALIRWEHGKKGKIPPSVFIPIAEEIGMIDQIGEWVLRKACQQFVEWKNAGTSPVMIAVNISAVELQQPEFLPRVKNIIEETGMDPDYLEIEITENSVMQNTEACIQKMNELRKMGVSLSIDDFGTGYSSMGYLQKFPINYLKIDQSFIKELFLETGSAEIIKAMIQLGHTFGLKVVAEGVEGEQILSFIKDEKCDYYQGYLYSKPLEAELIEAKLLSIS from the coding sequence CGGGTTGTCACAGAATGACGTGAATAAGGAGATTCTTTCGGCATTTTCTGCTGAAATAAAGAACGCGATGAATGGTAGAGAACTGAAGTTCCGTTATCATTTCAAGCAATTTTGTTTATGCATTTATCTCTCACCGGTATTTCACAATCAACAGGTTATTAAACTGGTTGGCACCGTAATGGATATCACACCCTATGAAAACGCCGAGAAAACCATCGAATATATGGCTACGCATGACAAGCTGACTAAGCTTCCGAATCGTTATAAACTGTTTGAAGACCTGAGTATCGACCATCAGGATAAGGCAAAAGCTGTCTTTCGTTGTGATTTGGATAGGCTGAAGAATGTGAACGATACGTTTGGACAGGAAGCTGGTGATGAGGCGATCTGTAAATTGTCGGAGCGGTTGCGCAATCTGACACCAGAGTATGGTTCCTTATACCGGTTGAATGGGGATGAATTTGTTCTGATCGTGGAACGTGGGAAGATAAATGTACATAGGTTTGCAGCAAATATCTTATCGGAGATTCAAAAGCCGATCATTATGAAGAAACAGGATTTTTATATGACATGTACAATCGGTGTCAGTTATCTGGATGATAGTACAGCATCTGTTGAAGCTTGCATTGATCGTGCAGGTGTAGCAGTGCACCACGGCAAAGTTAATGGTGGCAACAGAGTGTATGAATATACAGAACAGCTTAGTAAGCAATATAACGAGCTTTTATTAATGGCTTCTGACATACGCAAAGCTTTTCAATACAATGAATTCACGCTTTCTTATCAACCTAAAGTCGATGTCGGTACCGATGCGATTGTGGGGGTAGAGGCTTTGATTCGCTGGGAACATGGAAAAAAAGGAAAGATTCCACCATCCGTTTTCATTCCAATCGCTGAAGAAATCGGTATGATCGATCAGATTGGTGAATGGGTATTACGTAAAGCGTGTCAGCAGTTTGTAGAATGGAAGAACGCTGGAACGAGTCCAGTAATGATCGCCGTTAATATTTCTGCAGTGGAATTACAGCAACCAGAATTCTTGCCGAGAGTAAAGAATATCATCGAAGAAACAGGCATGGACCCGGATTATCTTGAAATTGAAATCACCGAGAATAGTGTGATGCAGAATACGGAAGCATGTATTCAAAAAATGAATGAATTGCGAAAAATGGGGGTATCGTTATCTATTGATGATTTTGGAACCGGTTATTCGTCGATGGGCTATTTACAGAAATTCCCGATAAATTATTTGAAGATTGATCAATCGTTCATTAAAGAGCTGTTTCTTGAGACTGGCAGTGCTGAGATTATTAAAGCGATGATTCAACTCGGCCACACCTTTGGTCTGAAAGTAGTGGCAGAAGGTGTAGAAGGGGAGCAAATTCTCTCCTTTATTAAAGATGAAAAATGCGATTATTATCAAGGATATCTGTACAGTAAACCGCTAGAGGCGGAGTTGATTGAAGCGAAATTACTGTCAATATCATAA
- a CDS encoding OsmC family protein has protein sequence MEFYLTEGGVRTQLPFGELEISGNEELGFRPFQLMIASVAGCSASVFRKVLQKKRIEIDDLQITADVERSSEEANKITAIQLHFVVKGRNLKHDLLEKSLQVARKNCSMVRTIEDSVDIKETLEVVNLSI, from the coding sequence ATGGAATTTTATTTAACGGAAGGTGGCGTAAGAACGCAATTACCGTTTGGTGAGCTAGAAATTTCAGGGAATGAAGAATTAGGATTTCGTCCTTTTCAATTGATGATTGCTTCGGTAGCTGGATGCAGTGCTTCTGTATTCCGAAAAGTCTTACAGAAGAAACGAATTGAAATTGATGATTTGCAAATCACAGCAGACGTTGAACGTTCATCGGAAGAAGCCAACAAGATTACAGCGATTCAACTTCACTTTGTGGTGAAGGGAAGGAATCTCAAGCATGATCTGTTAGAAAAAAGCTTGCAGGTTGCCCGTAAAAACTGTTCAATGGTAAGAACGATTGAAGACAGTGTAGATATCAAAGAAACGCTTGAAGTGGTTAATTTAAGCATTTAG
- a CDS encoding transporter substrate-binding domain-containing protein — protein MKKILLLASFVFILFVVTACGNESEENSTGELKSEKWENIQDEGVIVAATSGTLIASSTYDDNDELTGYDVEVMKEVGKRLGVEVQFEIMGIDSMLAAIESGRVDVAVNDIEVTDNRKEKFAFSDPYKYSYTTMVVRKGDNSGIESLEDLEGKKAGGGATTVFSQIAEHFGAEVVTYGNAPNEAYLRDVDNGNTDVIVNDYYLSKFGVAAFPDFDIHLHPDLKFHPTEQAVAMDKEAETLQQKINETLTEMREDGTLSELAIEFYQEDASKKPEGDIQEIEGLDL, from the coding sequence GTGAAAAAAATATTATTACTTGCAAGTTTTGTATTCATTTTGTTTGTCGTAACAGCATGTGGAAATGAGTCGGAAGAAAACTCAACAGGCGAGTTGAAATCGGAGAAATGGGAAAATATTCAGGATGAAGGTGTTATCGTTGCAGCTACTTCCGGAACATTAATTGCTTCATCTACATATGACGATAATGATGAACTAACTGGTTATGATGTGGAAGTGATGAAAGAAGTAGGTAAACGATTAGGGGTAGAGGTTCAGTTTGAGATAATGGGAATCGATAGTATGCTCGCTGCTATTGAAAGCGGTAGAGTAGATGTAGCCGTTAATGATATAGAGGTGACAGACAATCGTAAAGAGAAGTTTGCGTTCTCTGATCCTTATAAATATTCATATACGACAATGGTAGTTCGTAAAGGGGATAATTCAGGGATTGAGAGTTTGGAAGATTTAGAAGGGAAGAAAGCAGGTGGTGGTGCTACTACCGTATTCAGCCAAATTGCTGAGCACTTCGGAGCAGAAGTTGTGACATATGGGAATGCGCCGAATGAAGCTTATTTACGAGATGTAGATAATGGCAACACGGATGTAATTGTAAATGACTATTATTTATCTAAATTCGGTGTGGCAGCATTTCCGGATTTCGATATTCATTTGCATCCGGATTTAAAATTCCATCCGACTGAACAAGCTGTTGCAATGGATAAAGAAGCGGAAACGTTGCAGCAAAAAATCAATGAAACGTTAACTGAAATGAGAGAAGACGGAACATTATCAGAATTAGCGATTGAATTCTATCAAGAAGATGCTTCGAAAAAACCTGAAGGAGATATCCAGGAAATAGAGGGGCTTGACTTGTAG
- a CDS encoding heavy metal translocating P-type ATPase, with protein MNDVMKAIRNKYSIHFLTTSDLHNLWLQLWKHRELIAALCSGALILSAWLSDSFFKEGTTSILLILAFLIGGYAKAKEGLTETIQDKSLNVELLMIIAAVGAASIGYWTEGAILIFIFALSGALETYTENKNTKELESLMQLQPETAFLLSGQEIAVADLQIGDQIVIRAGERIPADGMIYRGETEIDESAITGESVPVMKSVDDHVYAGTVNVNGTLYVEIDTLPNETLFQRIIKLVQNAQSEKSPSQLFIERFESTYVKVVLLVVAIMMVLPHFVFGWSWTDTVYRAMILLVVASPCALVASIMPATLAAISTGARNGVLFKGGVYAEELASIDTVAFDKTGTLTEGKPFVTDWYVADHHNKQNVAASIFAIEKESTHPLASAMTAWAKSIKNDDAAPEIDRVEHQNGKGLIANIGADRWIIGNTKLVKETDVNRFMNRLDINNKQGHTTIYIQKNDEIIAVFFLKDTLRKESVEAIAALNKLGIQTVMLTGDNEETAKVIAQEANIQSFHANCLPEDKVAQLKALSETKQNVAMIGDGINDAPALATANLGIAMGAGSDIALETSDIVLVKNNLTKIVDAIQLSKKMNRIIKQNIVFSIGIILALIASNFLQVIDMPFGVIGHEGSTILVILNGLRLLAR; from the coding sequence ATGAATGACGTAATGAAAGCAATTAGAAATAAATACTCTATACATTTCTTAACAACTAGTGATCTTCACAATCTGTGGTTACAGCTATGGAAACATCGTGAATTAATAGCCGCGTTATGTAGCGGTGCACTTATTTTATCTGCTTGGCTATCAGATTCGTTCTTTAAAGAAGGAACAACCTCTATCTTGCTCATCCTGGCATTCTTAATTGGCGGTTATGCAAAAGCCAAGGAAGGATTAACCGAAACAATTCAGGATAAATCACTAAATGTGGAATTGCTTATGATCATAGCAGCGGTCGGCGCAGCATCTATTGGTTATTGGACAGAGGGCGCCATACTTATTTTTATTTTTGCCTTGTCAGGTGCTTTAGAAACATATACCGAAAACAAAAATACGAAAGAGTTGGAATCACTCATGCAATTACAGCCTGAGACGGCCTTCCTGTTATCTGGACAAGAAATTGCGGTTGCAGATTTACAAATTGGCGATCAGATCGTAATCCGCGCCGGAGAACGAATCCCTGCAGACGGAATGATTTACCGGGGTGAAACCGAAATTGATGAAAGTGCGATAACTGGCGAATCCGTACCTGTCATGAAGTCAGTTGATGATCACGTGTATGCTGGTACTGTCAATGTCAATGGTACTCTCTATGTAGAAATTGACACTTTACCGAACGAAACACTTTTCCAACGAATTATCAAACTCGTACAGAACGCACAAAGCGAGAAATCACCTTCACAGCTTTTTATCGAACGATTTGAAAGTACGTACGTAAAAGTAGTATTGCTGGTCGTCGCAATCATGATGGTATTGCCCCACTTTGTCTTCGGATGGTCATGGACAGATACAGTTTATCGCGCTATGATTCTACTCGTCGTCGCTTCACCATGTGCACTCGTAGCATCCATTATGCCTGCTACACTCGCAGCAATCTCAACGGGTGCAAGAAATGGCGTCTTATTTAAGGGCGGTGTTTATGCAGAAGAATTGGCATCGATTGATACCGTTGCTTTCGACAAAACAGGAACACTAACAGAAGGAAAACCATTTGTTACCGATTGGTATGTGGCAGACCACCATAACAAGCAGAACGTTGCAGCTTCCATCTTTGCAATCGAAAAGGAGTCTACCCACCCATTAGCAAGTGCTATGACAGCTTGGGCTAAATCCATTAAAAATGATGATGCTGCGCCAGAGATTGACCGGGTCGAACATCAGAATGGTAAAGGACTTATTGCCAACATAGGTGCTGATCGATGGATAATCGGAAATACAAAATTAGTGAAAGAAACCGATGTTAACAGGTTCATGAACAGGCTTGACATAAACAACAAACAAGGTCACACAACCATTTATATACAAAAAAATGATGAAATAATTGCAGTCTTTTTCCTAAAAGATACGTTACGTAAAGAATCTGTTGAGGCAATCGCTGCATTAAATAAATTAGGAATTCAAACAGTGATGCTAACAGGAGATAATGAGGAAACGGCGAAAGTAATTGCACAAGAGGCGAATATTCAGTCGTTCCACGCCAATTGTCTTCCTGAGGATAAAGTAGCTCAGCTAAAAGCTTTATCGGAAACGAAACAGAATGTAGCAATGATTGGCGATGGCATTAACGACGCGCCCGCTTTAGCAACAGCGAACCTCGGCATCGCGATGGGAGCAGGCAGTGACATCGCACTAGAAACATCTGATATCGTACTCGTTAAGAATAATCTTACTAAAATAGTGGACGCAATCCAGTTATCGAAAAAAATGAACAGGATCATTAAACAAAATATCGTATTTTCAATCGGTATCATTCTGGCATTAATCGCATCCAACTTCCTGCAAGTAATCGACATGCCCTTCGGCGTCATCGGTCATGAAGGCAGTACAATACTTGTTATATTGAACGGATTGCGGTTGTTGGCTAGGTAA
- a CDS encoding GtrA family protein → MPNRKRKSGRLQFAQFSVIGVTNALVDIGALNLLLILFPTENSTWLIAYNSISYTLAILNSYIWNASITFKQSSEGNKYQRIAFIIQALISLGISNLVFIGANDLLGFVDIPNWWRYNLSKAMAMGLSSFASFFMIKFFVFKDYKR, encoded by the coding sequence ATGCCAAACAGAAAAAGAAAAAGCGGACGATTACAATTTGCGCAATTCAGTGTTATAGGTGTGACCAATGCACTGGTGGATATTGGTGCGCTAAATTTGTTATTGATACTTTTTCCAACCGAAAATTCCACGTGGCTCATCGCCTATAATAGTATTTCGTATACATTGGCGATTTTAAATAGTTATATTTGGAATGCGAGTATAACGTTTAAACAATCCTCCGAAGGGAATAAATATCAAAGAATCGCTTTCATTATTCAGGCGTTGATCAGCTTGGGAATAAGCAATCTCGTTTTCATTGGAGCCAATGATTTATTAGGATTCGTTGACATACCGAACTGGTGGCGATATAACCTTTCTAAAGCAATGGCCATGGGATTATCATCCTTTGCTAGCTTTTTTATGATTAAATTCTTTGTTTTTAAAGATTATAAAAGGTAA
- a CDS encoding low molecular weight protein-tyrosine-phosphatase produces MIKVLFICLGNICRSPMAEAVFRHIAEEKGLKDRFVIDSAGVGDWHIGEAPHKGTRAKLDEMKISYEGQLARQISANDFSEFDYVIAMDQQNMDDLASITTDADVVVKKLMDFVAQPKEQNVPDPYFTKNFDYTYELVKEGCHQLLNYIIAEHDVRAK; encoded by the coding sequence ATGATTAAAGTGTTATTTATTTGTTTAGGAAATATTTGCCGTTCTCCGATGGCGGAGGCTGTTTTTCGTCATATTGCAGAGGAGAAAGGGTTAAAGGATCGCTTCGTGATTGATTCGGCAGGAGTTGGAGATTGGCATATTGGTGAAGCTCCTCACAAAGGCACGAGAGCAAAGCTGGATGAGATGAAGATCTCTTATGAAGGTCAACTTGCACGACAGATTAGCGCAAATGACTTTAGCGAATTTGATTACGTCATTGCCATGGATCAGCAGAACATGGATGATCTCGCCAGTATCACAACAGATGCTGATGTAGTAGTCAAAAAATTAATGGACTTTGTTGCTCAGCCAAAAGAACAAAACGTTCCTGATCCATATTTCACGAAGAATTTTGACTATACATATGAATTAGTCAAAGAGGGCTGTCACCAATTATTGAACTACATCATTGCAGAACATGATGTTCGAGCAAAATAA
- a CDS encoding NAD-dependent epimerase/dehydratase family protein, giving the protein MNIIVAGGDGFCGWPTALYLSKQGHDVSIIDNYARRKIDNELHSNSLTPIASLEERVAKWEELTGNKIKVYEGDLVHYDFLKEVLKREQPDAFVHFAEQRSAPYSMIDREHAVYTQENNVTGNLNVLFGIRELVPDCHLIKLGTMGEYGTPNIAIEEGYIEIEHKGRKDTLPFPKQPGSFYHLSKVHDSHNIMFACKIWGIRATDLNQGIVYGLDTEETKLDPVLNNRLDYDGVFGTALNRFIIQATVGQDLTVYGKGGQTRGFLNIKDTVRCIEIAAENPADKGEFRVFNQYTEQFSVGDLAEMVQKVAKEEGIEAQIAHLENPRVELEEHFLEAVNTKLIDLGLEPHLLDDNVIREILNTVIAYKDRVIHKNILPTVKWK; this is encoded by the coding sequence ATGAATATTATTGTAGCAGGGGGAGATGGCTTCTGCGGATGGCCGACTGCTCTATATTTATCTAAACAAGGACATGATGTATCAATTATCGATAACTACGCAAGAAGAAAAATTGACAATGAATTACACTCCAATTCACTTACACCTATTGCATCTTTAGAAGAACGCGTTGCAAAGTGGGAAGAACTTACAGGGAACAAGATCAAGGTCTATGAAGGAGATCTTGTACACTATGATTTTCTTAAAGAAGTCCTCAAGAGAGAACAACCAGATGCATTTGTGCATTTTGCTGAACAACGCTCCGCACCATACTCTATGATTGACCGTGAACATGCGGTTTACACCCAAGAAAATAACGTTACTGGAAATTTAAATGTTTTATTCGGTATTAGAGAGCTTGTGCCAGATTGTCACTTAATTAAGTTAGGAACAATGGGTGAATACGGTACACCAAACATTGCAATTGAAGAAGGATACATAGAAATTGAACATAAAGGCAGAAAAGATACCCTGCCATTTCCTAAGCAGCCAGGTTCTTTCTATCATCTGTCAAAAGTTCATGACAGCCATAATATTATGTTCGCTTGTAAGATCTGGGGCATTCGTGCGACTGATCTTAACCAAGGGATTGTTTATGGATTGGATACAGAGGAAACAAAGCTTGATCCTGTATTGAATAACCGTCTTGATTATGATGGTGTATTTGGAACAGCATTAAATCGATTTATTATCCAGGCAACAGTAGGTCAAGATTTAACTGTATATGGAAAAGGTGGCCAAACAAGAGGTTTCCTTAATATTAAAGATACTGTAAGATGCATCGAAATTGCAGCAGAAAATCCTGCAGATAAAGGTGAATTCCGTGTCTTTAACCAGTATACAGAACAATTCTCTGTCGGTGATTTAGCAGAAATGGTACAAAAAGTAGCGAAAGAGGAAGGTATTGAGGCACAAATAGCTCATTTGGAAAATCCACGAGTTGAATTGGAAGAGCATTTCTTGGAAGCAGTCAATACAAAATTAATCGATTTAGGGTTAGAACCACACCTTCTTGATGATAATGTAATTAGAGAAATACTGAACACGGTTATTGCGTATAAAGACCGTGTCATTCATAAAAATATTTTACCAACTGTAAAATGGAAATAA
- a CDS encoding amino acid ABC transporter permease, with protein MEQFFDVELAIENLPLILSGLPMTVAVSMVSMVMGLVLGLFISLARNSDSKLLRYPARIYISFMRGTPLLVFLFLLYFGLPVLGLTLSAFVAAILGFGLNSAAYIAEVIRASLNSVPKGQWEAAKALGLGYRQTLMKIILPQAARIAMPPLTNVFLDLVKATSLAAVITVPELFQKAQIATGRSFDSFTMYTVVALIYWPLCILISFMQEQLEKRFSRYMK; from the coding sequence ATGGAGCAATTCTTTGATGTGGAGTTAGCAATCGAAAATCTGCCGCTTATCTTAAGCGGGTTACCAATGACCGTTGCGGTATCAATGGTCAGTATGGTAATGGGTCTAGTACTAGGACTTTTTATTTCATTGGCAAGGAACTCGGATTCAAAGTTATTACGTTATCCAGCAAGAATTTATATTTCCTTTATGCGCGGAACGCCATTACTAGTCTTTCTGTTCTTACTATATTTTGGTCTGCCAGTTTTAGGTCTTACTTTATCTGCCTTTGTGGCGGCGATACTAGGGTTTGGTTTAAACAGTGCAGCGTATATTGCGGAAGTAATCCGTGCTTCCTTAAACAGTGTACCAAAGGGGCAATGGGAAGCGGCAAAGGCTTTAGGCCTTGGTTATCGTCAGACACTGATGAAAATTATTCTGCCTCAAGCAGCGAGAATTGCCATGCCACCGCTTACTAACGTGTTTTTAGACTTGGTAAAAGCGACTTCACTCGCAGCAGTTATTACAGTGCCGGAGCTGTTCCAAAAAGCACAAATTGCCACGGGACGATCTTTTGACTCGTTTACCATGTACACGGTAGTTGCATTAATTTATTGGCCGTTATGTATTCTAATTTCCTTTATGCAAGAGCAGCTAGAGAAAAGATTCAGCCGTTATATGAAATAA
- a CDS encoding glycosyltransferase family 4 protein — MHILIITETFLPSTDGVVTRLTNSIRYFMNQGHKVTIIAPDLGVSEFEGAKVIGIRASKLFFYRSKAFALPNRRIKQLIADVDPDVVHVVNPALVGASGVYYAKNLQYPLVASYHTQVPRYADYYHLSIFKGLLWWYFRKLHNQATINLCTSNVVKEELDQQNFRNVHVWKRGVDTKLFHPDHEDEAMRNRLTNNQKSKTILLYVGRLAPEKEIEKIRNVLESSDKFVLAIVGDGPHRAPLEKYFEGTNTIFTGLMHGNDLATAYASADVFVFPSTTETLGLVLSEAMASGLPIVAADSGPTREQIQHETHGLLYDQHSVESFTETVLRLEDESLRQRLAESAWQDIHEMGWDEQSKQALDIYQQAISMQANHEK; from the coding sequence ATGCACATACTTATCATCACAGAAACATTTCTGCCTTCAACAGACGGAGTTGTCACCAGGCTAACCAATAGTATTCGCTATTTTATGAATCAAGGTCATAAGGTGACCATCATTGCACCTGATTTAGGGGTGTCAGAATTCGAAGGAGCGAAAGTGATTGGCATACGAGCGAGTAAATTATTTTTTTACCGCTCGAAAGCTTTTGCTTTACCTAACCGTAGGATCAAGCAATTGATAGCTGATGTTGACCCGGATGTCGTTCATGTCGTCAATCCGGCATTGGTTGGAGCATCCGGTGTTTATTATGCGAAAAATCTCCAATATCCGTTAGTCGCATCCTACCATACTCAAGTACCGAGATATGCAGACTATTATCATTTGTCGATATTTAAAGGGCTGCTCTGGTGGTATTTCCGCAAATTACATAATCAAGCAACAATCAATTTATGTACTTCCAATGTGGTAAAGGAAGAACTCGATCAGCAAAACTTTCGAAACGTACACGTGTGGAAACGTGGCGTTGATACGAAACTTTTTCATCCGGACCATGAAGATGAAGCCATGCGCAATCGTCTGACCAATAACCAAAAGTCAAAAACGATATTGTTGTATGTAGGAAGACTTGCACCTGAGAAGGAAATAGAAAAAATTCGTAACGTCCTCGAAAGTTCCGATAAATTTGTGCTGGCCATAGTTGGTGATGGTCCGCATCGCGCACCATTGGAAAAGTATTTCGAAGGAACGAACACGATCTTTACCGGATTAATGCACGGAAATGATTTAGCGACTGCTTATGCGTCAGCAGATGTCTTTGTGTTCCCATCTACAACGGAAACGTTAGGTTTAGTTTTGTCAGAGGCAATGGCATCAGGTTTACCAATTGTTGCTGCAGACAGTGGGCCGACACGTGAACAAATCCAGCATGAAACGCATGGACTTTTGTATGACCAGCATAGCGTGGAAAGCTTCACAGAAACAGTTCTCCGTCTTGAAGATGAGAGTCTGCGTCAACGACTTGCTGAATCAGCCTGGCAGGATATTCATGAAATGGGCTGGGATGAACAATCAAAACAAGCGTTAGACATATATCAGCAGGCAATCTCCATGCAAGCTAACCATGAAAAGTAA
- a CDS encoding YihY/virulence factor BrkB family protein → MGPVVFVKQLIERITGDDVPGLAAQLSYFFLLSLFPFMIFLVTLIGYLPWQDIDVMNFIATYAPEEIMTMLNENISQIMNSRNGGLLSVGIIGTLWSASNGINALIRSFNRAYNIDEERSFVVTRMISIVLTIAMLLIIIVAFLLPIFGKMIGVYLFSFFGLSDGFLSAWNTLRWVISSAIFFIVLMMLYRLAPSKRVYFKDIIPGTLFATVFWQLASLAFSYYVSSMGNYSATYGSLGGVISLMIWFYLSAIIIITGGEINAQVEKMTKGRA, encoded by the coding sequence ATGGGGCCGGTCGTGTTTGTAAAACAGTTGATCGAGCGGATTACTGGGGATGATGTTCCAGGCTTAGCGGCACAATTATCCTATTTTTTCTTGCTTTCTTTGTTTCCGTTTATGATTTTCTTAGTTACACTGATTGGATATCTACCGTGGCAAGACATCGATGTCATGAATTTTATAGCGACATACGCACCTGAAGAAATCATGACCATGTTAAACGAGAATATTTCACAGATTATGAACAGTCGTAATGGAGGATTGTTGTCTGTCGGGATTATCGGGACGCTTTGGTCTGCTTCAAATGGAATAAATGCACTGATCCGATCTTTTAATAGAGCTTATAACATTGATGAAGAGCGTTCCTTTGTGGTGACGAGAATGATTTCGATCGTATTAACAATTGCGATGCTGTTGATCATTATTGTTGCTTTCTTGCTTCCGATTTTCGGAAAAATGATTGGAGTCTATCTCTTTTCTTTTTTTGGGCTTTCGGATGGTTTTCTTTCGGCCTGGAATACGTTGCGATGGGTGATTTCATCAGCAATCTTCTTTATTGTGCTGATGATGCTTTACCGCTTGGCACCAAGTAAGCGGGTTTATTTTAAAGATATTATTCCTGGGACATTATTTGCAACGGTGTTCTGGCAACTCGCCTCGTTAGCTTTTTCCTATTATGTATCATCAATGGGGAACTACTCAGCGACATACGGCAGTTTGGGAGGCGTCATCAGTTTAATGATCTGGTTTTATCTGTCGGCTATTATCATTATTACCGGTGGAGAAATTAATGCACAAGTAGAAAAAATGACAAAAGGACGAGCGTGA
- a CDS encoding YfkD family protein — protein sequence MEKLGLSIVLCLMMLTIPIIADSEEKAPDDLISIEKENTNQQMTEEEATIEPSGLVKELMKEANIDLDNPMLIKLLNESTIDPTPFSIGYRANIYLGHWPLSYQSESSQINWDFQTVNTNELNNVGGEKTEDVYYYQIEDKHIKGALTAKVDNAEQIKQMILHEARDQHELPLTFEAVIGKETKLSKTYQVSAGKTGVLKASIPAVKDTGHVTVGEVYLELKGSKKQLVVKNVTKQEVGAYIPVANHLTFMYTTK from the coding sequence ATGGAGAAACTCGGACTTTCTATTGTTTTATGCTTAATGATGTTAACCATTCCGATCATAGCGGATTCTGAGGAAAAAGCACCTGATGATCTGATTTCGATCGAAAAAGAAAATACCAATCAGCAAATGACAGAAGAAGAGGCCACAATTGAACCTAGTGGACTAGTGAAGGAATTAATGAAGGAAGCTAATATCGATTTGGATAATCCGATGCTGATTAAATTACTTAATGAATCGACTATTGATCCAACACCGTTCTCAATTGGATACCGAGCGAATATTTACCTCGGACATTGGCCACTATCCTATCAGTCTGAATCATCACAAATTAATTGGGATTTTCAGACGGTGAATACCAATGAATTAAATAATGTCGGTGGCGAGAAGACAGAGGATGTTTACTATTATCAAATTGAAGATAAGCATATTAAAGGGGCACTAACTGCCAAGGTAGACAATGCGGAGCAGATTAAACAAATGATCCTTCACGAAGCAAGAGATCAGCATGAACTACCACTTACATTTGAAGCCGTGATCGGAAAAGAAACCAAGCTAAGTAAAACCTATCAAGTATCCGCTGGCAAAACAGGTGTTTTAAAAGCCAGTATTCCAGCAGTGAAAGATACGGGACATGTAACAGTAGGTGAGGTTTACTTGGAATTAAAAGGCTCTAAGAAACAGCTGGTTGTTAAAAATGTGACCAAGCAAGAAGTAGGAGCCTATATCCCCGTCGCAAACCACCTGACATTTATGTATACGACCAAATAA